The window CGCCCGCCTCTTGTCGCGCGACATCAAGTTGCCGCTGGACAAGTCGCTGCTGGTGCATCGCCTGAACGTCGCGCTGTCCCTGCGCGATCGCCTGTTCGACAAGCCGTTCTATCGCCTGGTCTACGGCGATTCCGACCTGTTGCCAGGTCTGGTCGTCGATCGTTTCGGCGACATCCTGGTGGTACAGATCGCTTCGGCGACCATGGAAGCCCATAAAGAAGACGTGATCGCAGCGCTGACCCAAGTGATCAAGCCTAGCGGCATTCTGTTCAAGAACGACTCCGCGGCCCGTGATGCCGAAGGCCTCAACCGCTACGTCGAAACCGTGTTCGGCCTGGTGCCGGAGTGGGTTGCGCTGGAAGAAAACGGCGTGAAATTCGAAGCGCCCGTCATCCAGGGACAGAAAACCGGCTGGTTCTACGACCACCGCATGAACCGCGCACGCCTGGCACCTTACGCCAAAGGCAAACGCGTACTGGACCTGTACAGCTACATCGGCGGCTGGGGCGTGCAAGCGGCCGCGTTCGGCGCCAGTGAAGTGTTCTGCGTCGATGCATCGGCTTTCGCCCTCGACGGCGTCGAGCGCAACGCCGCGCTGAACGGTTTCGCCGACAAGATGACCTGCATTGAAGGTGACGTGTTCGAAGCCCTGAAAGAGCTGAAAGCCAGCGAAGAGCGTTTCGACGTGATCGTTGCCGATCCTCCGGCGTTCATCAAACGCAAAAAAGACATGAAGAACGGTGAAGGTGCCTACCGTCGCCTGAACGAGCAAGCCATGCGCCTGCTCAGCAAGGACGGCATCCTGGTCAGCGCTTCGTGCTCGATGCACCTGCCCGAGGACGATCTGCAGAACATCCTGCTGACCAGCGCCCGTCACCTGGACCGCAATATCCAGATGCTGGAGCGTGGCGGTCAGGGCCCGGATCACCCGGTTCACCCGGCCATCGCCGAAACCCGCTACATCAAGAGCATCACCTGCCGTCTGCTGCCAAACAGCTGATTTCGCCGGTATGACAGGGAGCCAGTCGGCTCCCTGTTCTGTTATCTGTTATTGAATTCTCCAACTTCCTACTCCAGCGGTCTTAATGACTTGTAGGATGCTTCGCTTTGCCTTATATATTTTCAGATAGAACTTACAAGATTCATTCACCCGTCAGATGAATCCGACAAAATTACTGGAACATTCCTACCCAATCTCCCCTTGATAAGAATTCATTACAAACTATGATTAAGTCGTCACAACGGAGTGACACTCACTATCAACTACAAGGAGTTTAAAACATGAAAGCAATTACTCTGGAAACCAACAAACTCGCCAACCTGGCTTTTCTGGTCGCACCAAAAGCCCGCTAAGTAAATAAAACACTGGGGAGTGCCGGCTACCCAGCGTTTTCTATGGCAAAAACCAGAGTGAGTCGTCAATCATGCAGATAAACCCTTATATATTCATACTTCCTCGCACGCCCGACCAAATAGTCTGGGATTACAAGAACCACAAACAATTCGAATTGAATCTTGAATATTCAGCCCGTCTCGCACAGCTTATCGACAATCCTGAAAAGTTTGATGACAACAACATAATCGACACGCAACTCCTGAATGCGGGAATACTCACATCTTCCATCCAGACTCCGCTTGAATGGGGCTGGGATGAACTGTCGAAGATATTTCATATCGGAACCAAGAACATTCCTTGTGAATATACTCCCCAGGATATTAATGAATGGTCGAGACACTACTTGGAGCATTGCGCCGAAGTACTGGCCACTCCCGCCCCGGAGACCCGACGCACAGAGCCGACAACCGAACGAATTGCCCTGCCTCAACCTTCCTGCTTCCCGGCAAAAGCGCTTGTAGCGACCTTGATCGACCGAAAAACCTGTCGCTCCTTCACGGGTGAAAGAGTTTCTCTCGACGCTGTGGGCACGCTTTTGTATTTGTCCCTTGGCTATCTGCGTGAGCGCGACAATGACATCGACGAAACCATCGCTGAAGGTCTCGGCGCCCGGCGCAGCAGCCCCTCCGGCGGAGGGTTGAATGCCTGCGACGGTTTTCTTCATGTTCAGAACGTCAGTGGCCTGGATCCTGGGCTCTACGCCTACCACCCCGACGAACATGCTCTGAGCTTCGTCAATCCAACGCCTGATTTGCCCTTGGGCCAGTTGTTGTGTGGGCAGCACTTCATCAACAACCTGCCAGTCGGGCTGTTCATCACCGCTCGCTTCGACAAACTGTGGTGGAAATATGAACACTCACGGGCCTACCGAATGGCTTATGTCGAGGCTGGTCATATCTCCCAGACCTTTCAACTGGTGGCCACCGCACTTGGGTTAAGCACCTGGCTGACGGGTGCACTGGCCGACGACCAGGTCGAAACGTTGCTGGGGATCGAGGACAGCGCCGAACAACCGTTGTTTTTTGTCGGCTGCGGCCAGAGTGACGGGCAAGTGATGTGCAAGGAATTGAAAGCACTGCTAAGCAGCCGGGGGCCACAACAATGACCGAGCCTCGCACAGACGACCTGTCACTGCCCGACGCCTGGGCACAGCGCTACACCCTCGGTGACTGGAACAGCCGAGCCTCGGTACGCACCAGCGAACATACCTATCAATTGCCATCCGATCTGGAACGGCAACTGGAAACACGACACTGGTTCCCGCCCGCCTTCCTGTCCTACCTGAATCACCCGGTGATCGAAGCCGCCGGCAGCGCGATCATCCATCGATTGTCGGCCAACCATCTGGTGTATTTCCTCGACTACACCACCCGGCTCGAACATCGGATCGTCAACCGCTCCGTGGAAACCATCGTCCACGATGAGCTCGGGGTGTCCATCCCCCGCCGAATGAAAACCGCCGCCCTCCAGCTGTATACCGATGAGGGTTATCACGCGCTGTTCTCCAACAGTCTCGCCGAGCAGATCGCCGACCTCTACGGCATGAACCAGCGCCCGGTGATGCCACGTCGCATTACCCGACTGAACGCCCTGCTTGACCAGGCACCTGACAGGCATAAGGCGCTGGCCTGGTTTCTCGTCGGTTTCGTGTCCGAGACCATCATCGCCCGGGAACTGCTCGAGGTTTGCCGCAACGAGCTAGTGTCCAGCGTCCAGGAAATGCTCAGGGACCACCTCACCGACGAGGCCCGGCACAGTCGTTATTTTTGCCAAGTGTTCCATTATCTGTGGCTGACCCTGAACAGCAGCCAACGCACGTTCGCCGCGAAACTGCTGGTGGACATCATCCTGATGTTCTTTGAGGTCGATGAGCGATGGCTGAAGGGAAGCCTGAACAGCGTGGACCTCGGGGAAAATTGTGTCGCAGAAATCCTCAGTACCTTGACCGGCCCGCAAGCCTGCCTTCAGCGCGCCCGATCAGGTGCTGGCGCGACGCTCCAGGCAATGGAGAAGGCAGGTTTTTTCGACCTGCCGTTTAACCAGCAGCTCTTCGCACAGGCGGGACTTGTCGATGGATGAAGGAAAATCCGCGGTCAGTGTCAAACACCGCCGCTCTGCCATCACCCTGTTAATGACCATGGTATTGCTCGGGGTCTTCCCTCTGGATGTCCTGCTGCCATCGTTCCCGGCGCTGGCCGAACACTTCCGGACCACCCCAGGCGACATCGCGTTTTCCATCAGTCTGTTTGCCATCGGGATCGCACTGTCCCAACTGCTGGTCGGGCCGCTCTCGGATGTCATCGGGCGTAAAAGTCTGCTGCTGGGTGGGATGGCGGTCTCGATTGTCGGTGCGACAGGTTGCGTGCTGTCCACCGACTACGCCTGGTTCCTGGTGTTCCGGGTGGTGCAGGCCATCGGCTGTGGTTGCTTCGTACTCTCGCAGGCGCTGATCCAGGACCTGTTCGACGGCAAGGAGCGGGACCAACTGCGGATTCTGATGGTTACCGCCAGCGGCATCTTCATTTCCGTCTCGCCACTGGCTGGCACCCTGTTGCAACAGGCACTGGACTGGCCCGCAAGCTTCATTGTCTTTATTGCCCTCGCCGCCGCCGTGTTCCTCAAGGCCTGCTTCTTTCTTGAAAACCGGCACACCGCCACCACCCCGCGCCGAAGCATTCTTCAGTCCTACCGGCGTGTCTGTAGCGATGCAGGGTTCCTCGGCTATTGGCTGATCGCCGCAATCGCCTTCACCTGCCACTTTTCCTTCATTGTCATCTCACCCCTGATCTTCATGGAGCAGTTACAGCTTTCAGCCTACGAGTTTTCCCTGACACTGCTGCTGTATGGCGTGGCCTACATCTTCGGCGGCATTGTCGCTCGAACCCTCGCCGGGCGGATCGCGGCCCATACACAGATCGTCGTCGGCCTGGGCCTGATCTTCTTTTCGGGGCTGGTGATGCTCTTGCTCTCAAACCGGCTGGGGCTTTCAGCCCTGACCGTGCTGATTCCGATGATCATCTGCACCGCCGGCACGACCATCGTCCGCCCTGTCGCCACCTCCAAAGCCATGGAAGTGTTCCCGGACAATGCCGGCACATCGGCGTCGGCCGGAAACACGCTGGTGTTCATCTGCGGTGGCCTGATCAGCGCCCTGATCAATCTCAGTGGAGCCCATCTGCAAACGACTCTGGCGTTGAGTTTCCTCGTCTTGAGCACCGTCGGCGTTTCCTTCAATGCGCTGATCACGCGTCGGCAGCTCTCATTGAATAGCGGGTGATTCCTGCCGGTCGTCATCCCACACGCCCCGTCAGCGCTGGATCCCCCTTTTCCGGCATTCCCTCCTGACGCCAGCCGTGTAGAATCGCGACATTCATCGCCAGTCATCCCCCGGCGGGTTTATGAGCTCAAGCTGAAGCGCGCGGCGATCCCGCAAAGTTATCGGCAACTTCCGGACACACGGCCATTTCTGAGTGTTCCAGACGTCAATAGAAGCTCACTTCCCTTTTGATACCTGATTAGCCGCCCGGAGTGCTTCATGCCTGATTACCGCTCGAAAACATCCACCCATGGCCGCAACATGGCCGGCGCCCGCGCACTGTGGCGCGCAACGGGGATGAAAGATGACGACTTCAAAAAGCCGATCATCGCCATTGCCAACTCCTTCACCCAGTTCGTACCGGGCCACGTCCACCTCAAGGACCTGGGCCAACTGGTCGCCCGCGAAATCGAACGCGCCGGCGGTGTAGCCAAAGAATTCAACACCATCGCCGTAGATGACGGCATCGCCATGGGCCACGACGGCATGCTGTATTCGCTGCCGAGCCGCGAGATCATCGCCGACTCCGTCGAGTACATGGTCAACGCCCACTGCGCCGACGCGATCGTCTGCATCTCCAACTGCGACAAGATCACCCCTGGCATGCTGATGGCCGCCCTGCGCCTGAACATCCCGGTGATCTTCGTTTCCGGCGGCCCGATGGAAGCCGGCAAGACCAAACTGGCCAGCCACGGTCTCGACCTCGTCGACGCCATGGTGATCGCCGCCGACTCCAGCGCTTCTGACGAGAAAGTCGCTGAGTACGAGCGCAGCGCCTGCCCGACCTGCGGCTCGTGCTCCGGCATGTTCACCGCCAACTCGATGAACTGCCTGGTCGAAGCCCTGGGCCTGGCATTGCCGGGCAACGGTTCGACCCTCGCCACCCACAGCGACCGCGAGCAGCTGTTCCTGCAGGCCGGCCGCACCATCGTCGAGCTGTGCAAGCGTTACTACGGCGACAACGATGAGTCGGTATTGCCGCGCAACATCGCCAACTTCAAGGCGTTCGAAAACGCCATGACGCTGGACATCGCCATGGGCGGCTCCACCAACACCATCCTGCACTTGCTGGCCGCGGCCCAGGAAGCCGAGATCGATTTCGACCTGCGCGACATCGACCGTCTCTCCCGTCACGTGCCGCAACTGTGCAAAGTCGCGCCGAACATCCAGAAGTACCACATGGAAGACGTGCACCGCGCCGGCGGGATCTTCAGCATCCTCGGCTCGCTGGCCCGTGGCGGTCTGCTGCACACCGACCTGCCGACCGTGCACAGCAAAACCCTGGCTGAAGGCATCGCCAAGTGGGACATCACCCAGACCGATGACGAAGCGGTGCATCACTTCTTCAAGGCCGGCCCTGCGGGCATCCCGACGCAAACCGCGTTCAGCCAGTCGACCCGTTGGGAAACCCTGGACGACGACCGTGAAAACGGCTGCATCCGCAGTGTCGAACACGCTTATTCGAAAGAAGGCGGCCTGGCTGTTCTCTACGGCAACATCGCGCTGGACGGCTGCGTGGTGAAAACCGCCGGCGTCGACGAGTCGATTCATGTCTTCGAAGGCAACGCGAAGATCTTCGAAAGCCAGGACAGCGCAGTACGCGGCATCCTCGCGGACGAAGTGAAGGCCGGCGACATCGTGATCATTCGTTACGAAGGTCCGAAAGGCGGCCCGGGCATGCAGGAAATGCTGTACCCGACGTCGTACCTGAAATCCAAAGGCCTGGGCAAAGCTTGCGCCCTGCTCACCGATGGCCGTTTCTCCGGCGGCACCTCGGGCCTGTCCATCGGCCACGCTTCGCCAGAAGCGGCTGCCGGTGGCGCGATTGGCCTGGTGCAGGATGGCGACAAAGTGCTGATCGACATTCCGAACCGCTCGATCAACCTGTTGATCAGCGACGAAGAAATGGCCGGTCGCCGTGCCGAGCAGGATCAGAAAGGCTGGAAGCCAGTGGAAAAACGTCCACGCAAGGTAACCACCGCACTGAAGGCTTACGCTCTGTTGGCGACCAGCGCCGACAAGGGTGCCGTGCGTAACAAGGCGATGCTCGACGGGCTCTAAGCGTCAGTCGCAGAAATAAAAATGCCCCGTTAAGTGCGGGGCTGATCGTTCCCACGCTCCCGCGTGGGAATGCCTCAAGGGACGCTCCGCGTCCAGTGACGCGGAGCGTCACGGGCTGCATTCCCACGCGGAGCGTGGGAACGATCATCGTGGTGCTTACTGAATCTCTTCAGGCTTCACGATCACCCAGTTCTTGTCCGCCGTAACCTGCAACCCTTCCTTGGCCTGAGCCGCGGCGTGCTTGGCCATCATGCCGTTAATCTGGGTCATGTATTTGTCTTTGCGGTTGATCCACAAGTGGATGCCACCCTTGGCCACGTCGACATCGTGGAACAGCATGTAACCGTCGCTGGTCGGGGTATCGCCACCCACCAGTACCGGTTTTTTCCACTCATCGATGTAGGTCAGGATCGCCGCATGCTTACCGGCCATCCAGGTCGCCGGGGTCCACAGGTACGGGGTCAGCTCGAGGCCGAGGTTGGCCTTCTCGTCATACTTGCCCGCGGTGATCTGCTTGCGTGCTGTGGTCAGTTCGCCGGTCTTCGGGTCCTTGAGCAACAAACTCACGCCGATCACGTTCTGCGGTTTGACGTTGTAGCCGTACTTCGGATCGGCGGCGACCATGCGCACCAGTTCTTCGGAGGCGGCGGTCATCACGTAGACCTCAATGCCGTTCTCCATCAGCTTGTTGTAGAGCTCTTTCTGGCCGGTGAAGATTTTCGGCGGGTTGACGTCGAGTTTCTTGACCACGTCGCCTTCGTAATACGTCACCGGCACCGGTTTACCGGACGCCATCAACTCATCGACGTAGCCTTTGAGTTCCTGGAGGGTGAAGCCGGAGAACACTTGCGCGACCCATGGATAGCAGACCATGTCGTCGAGTTCGCAGAGGCGATAGTAGTAGCTGAACAGGCTTTCCTTGTGATCGGCGGTGTCTTTGAACGGCATCAGTTTCAGGGAGGGGTCGAGCTTCTCGCGGGTGATCAGACCCTTGTTTTCCATGAACGGCAGCAACGACTCTTCGAGGTCGTAGCGGTAACTGGTGTTATCCATGTCGAACACCGCGTAGTTACCTTTGTTGGCATTGGCGGCAATCATTGCGTCCAGCGCCTTGGCCTGATCGGCTGGCCAATGCTTCAAATCCGTAGCGAATACCTGGCCGGCAAGGCCCAGGCAAAGTGCAGCGACCAGAAATTTCGGTGCGAGCTTCATCGGCAATGCTTCCTTGTTAAAAGACCCTGATTCAAAGAGCTCGACGCTATCAAATAAATATGACAGCCCTCGTCTGCCCGCGACCGCTTGCGTCCCTATTACGCCAGCTGCACCCCTGTCCGCGACATCCGCTTATTCCAAAAACGACAGTAGTCAGATGTTTTCGATATTAATTCATTAGATATCAAGCTGTTAGGCTTGCCGGTTCGCGGCTGCCCCGGAAGGTGGCCGGCACAAGTCTCTATCGGAGTTCCAATGAATCTGCCGCTGATCCTCAATCTGCTGGTGTTCCTCGCCCTGCTCTTTGGCCTGGCGCAAACCCGTCACACCACCTGGAGCCTGGCGAAGAAAGTCCTGCTCGCGTTAGTGCTGGGCGTGGTGTTCGGTGTGGCTCTGCACACCGTCTACGGTGCCGGCAACCCGGTACTGAAAGCCTCGATCGGCTGGTTCGATCTGGTGGGCAACGGTTACGTGCAGTTGCTGCAAATGATCGTGATCCCATTGGTGTTCGCCTCGATCCTCAGCGCCGTGGCCCGTCTGCACAACGCCTCGTCGCTGGGCAAGATCAGCTTCCTGACCATCGGCACGCTGCTGTTCACCACGGCCATTGCGGCGCTGATCGGTATCGGGCTGACCAACCTCTTCGGCCTGACCGCCGAAGGCCTGGTGGCTGGCACTCAGGAAATGGCGCGTCTGCAAACCATCCAGACCGACTACGCGGGCAAGGTTGCCGACCTGAATGTGCCGCAGCTGTTGCTGTCGTTCATTCCGCAAAACCCGTTCGCCGACCTCGCTCGCGCCAAGCCGACCTCGATCATCAGCGTGGTGATTTTTGCTGCATTCCTTGGGGTCGCGGCGCTGCAACTGCTGAAAGATGACGTCGAGAAAGGTCAGAAAGTGATCAACGCCATCGACACCCTGCAAGCCTGGGTGATGCGTCTGGTGCGTCTGGTGATGAAGCTGACCCCTTACGGCGTATTGGCGCTGATGACCAAAGTGGTCGCCGGCTCCAACCTGCAGGACATCATCAAACTCGGCAGTTTCGTGGTGATTTCCTACCTCGGGCTGGGCCTGATGTTTGTGGTCCATGGCCTGCTGGTCTCGGCGGCCGGGATCAATCCGCTGCGGTTCTTCCGCAAGATCTGGCCGGTGCTGACGTTTGCTTTCACCAGCCGCTCCAGCGCTGCGACCATTCCGCTGAGCATCGAAGCCCAGACCCGCCGCTTGGGTATTCCACAGTCCATCGCCAGTTTCGCTGCGTCGTTTGGCGCGACCATTGGCCAGAACGGTTGTGCCGGTCTGTACCCGGCGATGTTGGCGGTGATGGTCGCGCCAACCGTGGGCATCAACCCGCTGGACCCGCTGTGGATCGCGACGCTGGTGGCGATTGTGACGCTGAGTTCGGCCGGTGTGGCGGGGGTTGGCGGTGGCGCGACGTTTGCCGCGTTGATCGTATTGCCAGCGATGGGCTTGCCGGTGTCACTGGTGGCGTTGCTGATTTCGGTTGAGCCGCTGATCGACATGGGCCGCACGGCGTTGAACGTCAGCGGTTCGATAACGGCCGGTGCGATCACCAGCCAGATCATGCAGCAGACCGATAAAGAGCTGCTGGATGCGGATGCGCATTCGGAGTTGGCTCACGCTTAACCCGCTCTGATCGTTCCCATGCTCCCGCGTGGGAATGCCTCAAGGGACGCTCCGCGTCCAGTGACGCGGAGCGTCACGGGCTGCATTCCCACGCAGAGCGTGGGAACGATCTATGCGCGCTCCCACACCTCGAAGTTGTAGGCCGGCTTGTCGCCTTCCGCTGGATTCGGCACGTTCGACACCAGCTTCCACTGCTTCAAATCAAACTCCGGAAACCACGCATCCCCTTCCGGGCTCAGCGCCACGCGCGTCAAATACAGCCGATCAGCCTGCGCCAACCCCTGCGCATACAACTGCGCCCCGCCGATCAGCATCAGCTCATCGACGCCCTGCTCCCGAGCCCACTCTTCAGCGCGAACCACCGCAGCCTCCAGCGACGGATAAACTTCCGCGCCCTCGAGTTGCAGATCCGCCTGACGGCTGACCACGATGTTCAACCGGCCCGGCAACGGACGACCGAGGGAATCCCAGGTCTTGCGACCCATGATGATCGGCTTGCCGAGGGTCGTGGCCTTGAAGTATTTGAAGTCCCCCGGCAAGTGCCAGGGCATGCTGTTGTCGACGCCGATCACACGGTTTTCACCGAGGGCTGCGATCAGGCTGAGGGGGAGTGATTTAGTCATGCCGGCGAGGATACCAGAGCCTCCCGTACCCCGATAAGCGTCACAGCGGTTATGCTCACAGCTCGATTGAGCGACGGGATGCCGCGTGACTGAACTGACTCCACTGCAAAACCTCTGGCTGACCGAGACGGTGCGCCTGCGTGAAGAACACGCCGGCCCCCTGGATGATCTGGAAGCCAACCGACTGGCCCGCAGCGCGGGCGGTGATCTGCCGACACGGATTCAACGCCGCGCCCTATGGCTGGCCGAGCGCGATGGGCTGACCAATGCCCTCACACATTGGCTGCAAGGCGCACGTTTGGCGCTGATCGTGATGGCGCTGCTGGCCATTGCCAGCGGCGCCGGCCTGGCGTTTGCCGCGTTGGGCGACGGACAAACCCCGGTCAATGTGTTCTGGGCCTTGGGCAGTTTGCTCGGACTGAACCTGATTCTATTGCTGAGCTGGGCGCTGAGCCTAGTCTTCGCCGGCGAACACGGCGCAACGCTGGGACGCCTATGGTTATGGCTCAGCGAAAAACTCGCCCGCGATGCCAAAGCCGCGCAACTGGCCCCGGCCCTGCTGCTCTTGCTGCAACGACAGAAACTCAATCGCTGGGCGGTTGGCGTACTGGTCAACAGCTTGTGGTTGCTCGCCATGCTCAGCGCGCTGGTCATGCTGTTGATGCTGATGGCGACCCGGCGTTATGGCTTCGTCTGGGAAACCACGCTCCTGGGCGGCGACACCTTCGTCGCCATGACCCAGGCCCTCGGCGCCCTGCCGGCCATGCTGGGTTTCAACGTTCCGACCGTGGAGATGATCCGCGCCAGCGGCGATGCCGCGCTCAACATCGAAAGCGCCCGTCAAGCCTGGGCCACATGGCTGGTCGGCGTGCTGGTGGTCTACGGTGTTTTGCCGCGCCTGTTGCTGGCGCTGTTTTGCCTGTGGCGCTGGAAAACCGGCCAAGCGGCCTTGCACCTGGATTTGAACCTGCCCGGCTACGCCCAACTGCGTGAACGGCTGATGCCGACCAGTGAACGCCTGGGCATCAGCGACGCGGCGCCAGAACAACTGCATCGAATCGAAAACGGGGTCAGCGACCTACCAAGCGATGGCGCGCTGTTGGTGGCCATCGAGCTGGACGATCAACGCCCCTGGCCGCCGCCACTGCCGAAGTCCGTGAGCAATGCCGGCATCCTCGACAGTCGCGAATCGCGGCACAAACTCCTCGAACAACTGAGCCGCTTTCCCCCGGCCCGTCTGGCCATCGCTTGCGATCCTCGACGCTCGCCGGACCGCGGCAGCCTGGCACTGATCGCCGAACTGGCCCGCAGCGCCAGCGCCACCCGTGTCTGGTTGCTGCAAGCACCGCCGGGCGAGGCGCTCGACGCCCAAAGGCTGGGCGACTGGCACGTGGCGCTGCAACAGTTGGACTTGCCGTTCGCCGATTGCGCGCCGTTGAACTGGCTGGAGAGCGGTCATGACTAATCCGTGGAAAGCGCCCTTGAAGCTCGCCGTGGTCGGCCACACCAATGTCGGCAAAACCTCGTTGCTGCGCACCCTGACCCGCGATGTCGGTTTTGGTGAGGTGTCACATCGCCCCAGCACCACACGACACGTCGAAGGCGCACGGTTGTCGGTGGACGGCGAGCCGTTGCTCGACCTCTACGATACCCCCGGCCTGGAAGATGCCATCGCGCTGCTCGACTATCTCGAACGCCTGGAACGTCCCGGCGAACGTCTCGACGGCCCGGCACGGTTAGCGCGATTTCTTGAAGGCAGCGAAGCACGACAACGGTTTGAACAGGAAGCCAAGGTGCTGCGGCAACTGCTGACCTGCGACGCCGGTCTCTACGTGATCGACGCCCGGGAACCGGTGCTGGCCAAATACCGCGACGAACTGGAAGTGTTGGCCAGCTGCGGCAAACCGCTGTTGCCGGTATTGAATTTCGTCAGCAGCGCCAACCACCGCGAACCGGATTGGCGCGAGGCATTGGCACGTCTGGGCTTGCATGCATTGGTGCGTTTCGACAGCGTCGCACCGCCGGAGGATGGCGAACGTCGACTCTATGAAAGCCTCGCCCTGCTGCTGGAAAACGCCCGGCCGCAACTGGAACGTTTGATCGCCGATCAGCAAGCGCAACGTCGGGCCCGGCAACAGAGTGCAGCGCGGCTGATTGCCGAATTATTGATCGACTGCGCCGCCTGCCGACGCAGCGTGGTCAGCGAAGCCGAGCAAGAACAGCAGGCCATCAACGAACTGCGCAAAGCGGTTCGACAACGGGAACAACGCTGCGTCGAAGCGCTGCTCAAGCTCTACGCCTTCCGCCCACAGGACGCGGCGGCCAGTGATCTGCCGCTGCTCGATGGCCGCTGGGGTGACGACCTGTTCAACCCGGAAACCTTGAAGCAACTCGGCGTGCGAGTCGGTGGCGGTATCGCGGCCGGCGCGGCAGCCGGGGCCGGCGTGGACTTGCTGGTCGGCGGCCTGACCCTCGGCGCGGCCGCATTGGCTGGCGCGATTGCCGGTGGCGCCCTGCAAACGGCCCGCAGTTATGGCAGTCGGTTGATGGGCAAGATCAAAGGCCAGCGTGAACTGACCGTCGATGACAGCGTGCTGCGGCTGTTGGCGTTGCGCCAGCGGCAACTGCTGCATGCGCTCAATGCGCGCGGGCACGCGGCGATGGACAGCATTCAGGTCGCCACACCCCAGGACAAATCCTGGCGCGAAGGCAAACTG of the Pseudomonas frederiksbergensis genome contains:
- a CDS encoding dihydrofolate reductase, whose translation is MTKSLPLSLIAALGENRVIGVDNSMPWHLPGDFKYFKATTLGKPIIMGRKTWDSLGRPLPGRLNIVVSRQADLQLEGAEVYPSLEAAVVRAEEWAREQGVDELMLIGGAQLYAQGLAQADRLYLTRVALSPEGDAWFPEFDLKQWKLVSNVPNPAEGDKPAYNFEVWERA
- a CDS encoding GTPase/DUF3482 domain-containing protein, whose product is MTNPWKAPLKLAVVGHTNVGKTSLLRTLTRDVGFGEVSHRPSTTRHVEGARLSVDGEPLLDLYDTPGLEDAIALLDYLERLERPGERLDGPARLARFLEGSEARQRFEQEAKVLRQLLTCDAGLYVIDAREPVLAKYRDELEVLASCGKPLLPVLNFVSSANHREPDWREALARLGLHALVRFDSVAPPEDGERRLYESLALLLENARPQLERLIADQQAQRRARQQSAARLIAELLIDCAACRRSVVSEAEQEQQAINELRKAVRQREQRCVEALLKLYAFRPQDAAASDLPLLDGRWGDDLFNPETLKQLGVRVGGGIAAGAAAGAGVDLLVGGLTLGAAALAGAIAGGALQTARSYGSRLMGKIKGQRELTVDDSVLRLLALRQRQLLHALNARGHAAMDSIQVATPQDKSWREGKLPEPLNKARAHPQWSSLNPYPKLSQAERQEQIEALAQQL
- a CDS encoding L-cystine transporter, producing MNLPLILNLLVFLALLFGLAQTRHTTWSLAKKVLLALVLGVVFGVALHTVYGAGNPVLKASIGWFDLVGNGYVQLLQMIVIPLVFASILSAVARLHNASSLGKISFLTIGTLLFTTAIAALIGIGLTNLFGLTAEGLVAGTQEMARLQTIQTDYAGKVADLNVPQLLLSFIPQNPFADLARAKPTSIISVVIFAAFLGVAALQLLKDDVEKGQKVINAIDTLQAWVMRLVRLVMKLTPYGVLALMTKVVAGSNLQDIIKLGSFVVISYLGLGLMFVVHGLLVSAAGINPLRFFRKIWPVLTFAFTSRSSAATIPLSIEAQTRRLGIPQSIASFAASFGATIGQNGCAGLYPAMLAVMVAPTVGINPLDPLWIATLVAIVTLSSAGVAGVGGGATFAALIVLPAMGLPVSLVALLISVEPLIDMGRTALNVSGSITAGAITSQIMQQTDKELLDADAHSELAHA
- a CDS encoding DUF2868 domain-containing protein, which translates into the protein MTELTPLQNLWLTETVRLREEHAGPLDDLEANRLARSAGGDLPTRIQRRALWLAERDGLTNALTHWLQGARLALIVMALLAIASGAGLAFAALGDGQTPVNVFWALGSLLGLNLILLLSWALSLVFAGEHGATLGRLWLWLSEKLARDAKAAQLAPALLLLLQRQKLNRWAVGVLVNSLWLLAMLSALVMLLMLMATRRYGFVWETTLLGGDTFVAMTQALGALPAMLGFNVPTVEMIRASGDAALNIESARQAWATWLVGVLVVYGVLPRLLLALFCLWRWKTGQAALHLDLNLPGYAQLRERLMPTSERLGISDAAPEQLHRIENGVSDLPSDGALLVAIELDDQRPWPPPLPKSVSNAGILDSRESRHKLLEQLSRFPPARLAIACDPRRSPDRGSLALIAELARSASATRVWLLQAPPGEALDAQRLGDWHVALQQLDLPFADCAPLNWLESGHD